One Ctenopharyngodon idella isolate HZGC_01 chromosome 9, HZGC01, whole genome shotgun sequence DNA window includes the following coding sequences:
- the si:ch211-166e11.5 gene encoding gastrula zinc finger protein XlCGF8.2DB isoform X3: MTHCYKMAFIKEESEDIKIEEVFSVKHEDTEQQTDLMVLKEECQDLNNMKEKYQYEKHHDFMTGEMEKTYSQKTAQEINRNSYFTCHQCGKSFNQKRNLEIHMRVHTGEKPFTCQQCGKSFTQTQSLNVHMRIHTGESRFACQQCGKRFTQKQNLNAHMRIHTGESRFACQQCGKRFTQKQNLNAHMRIHTGEKPYTCSHCGQSFAHKNTLNSHTRIHTGEKLFICDQCGKSFTTVVNLRYHMNIHAGEKPFTGGKPFTCDQCGKSFSRKVTLNSHMRIHSGESSFICHQCGKSFSHKSSLNTHTRLHTGEKPFICKLCGKSFSQKGNLKAHIITCTGKKRCNASQLK; encoded by the exons ATGACACACTGTTATAAaatggcgtttattaaagaggagagtgaagacataAAGATTGAAGAAGTGttcagtgtgaaacatgaagatactgagcAACAAACAG aCCTGATGGTGCTGAAAGAGGAGTGCCAAGATCTGAATAATATGAAGGAGAAATATCAGTATGAGAAACATCATGATTTCATGACTGGAGAAATGGAAAAGACTTACTCACAAAAAACAGCTCAGGAGATTAATCGTAACAGTTATTTCACTTGCcatcagtgtggaaaaagtttcaatcAAAAACGAAACCTGGAAATCCatatgagagttcacactggagagaagcctttcacatgtcaacagtgtggaaagagtttcactcaaacACAAAGCCTTaatgtccacatgagaattcacactggagagagccgTTTCGCctgtcaacagtgtggaaagaggttcactcaaaaacaaaatcttaatgcccacatgagaattcacactggagagagccgTTTCGCctgtcaacagtgtggaaagaggttcactcaaaaacaaaaccttaatgcccacatgagaattcacactggagaaaaaccttacactTGCTCTCATTGTGGACAGAGTTTTGCACATAAAAACACCCTTAATTCCCACacgagaattcacactggagaaaagctgTTCatatgtgatcagtgtggaaagagcttcacAACAGTAGTAAATCTTAGGTATCACATGAACATTCATGCTGGAGAGAAACCATTCACTGGAGGGAAACCTTTcacgtgtgatcagtgtggaaagagtttctcaCGTAAAGTAACCCTTAATTCCCACATGAGGATTCACTCAGGAGAGAGCAGTTTTATATgtcatcagtgtggaaagagtttcagtcataAAAGTAGCCTCAACACTCACACGAgacttcacactggagagaagcctttcatcTGTAAACTGTGTGGCAAGAGTTTCTCACAAAAAGGAAATCTTAAGGCTCACATAATTACTTGCACAGGAAAGAAGCGTTGTAATGCTTCACAACTAAAGTAA
- the si:ch211-166e11.5 gene encoding gastrula zinc finger protein XlCGF8.2DB isoform X2, with product MHKCIKTIINQLQCMHKMGNCFPFHPSGKVCCHDVACVIVNICRHFSNLMVLKEECQDLNNMKEKYQYEKHHDFMTGEMEKTYSQKTAQEINRNSYFTCHQCGKSFNQKRNLEIHMRVHTGEKPFTCQQCGKSFTQTQSLNVHMRIHTGESRFACQQCGKRFTQKQNLNAHMRIHTGESRFACQQCGKRFTQKQNLNAHMRIHTGEKPYTCSHCGQSFAHKNTLNSHTRIHTGEKLFICDQCGKSFTTVVNLRYHMNIHAGEKPFTGGKPFTCDQCGKSFSRKVTLNSHMRIHSGESSFICHQCGKSFSHKSSLNTHTRLHTGEKPFICKLCGKSFSQKGNLKAHIITCTGKKRCNASQLK from the exons ATGCACAAATGCATTAAAACCATCATTAACCAGCTGCAGTGTATGCACAAAATGGGCAACTGTTTCCCATTTCATCCATCCGGGAAAGTCTGCTGCCATGATGTTGCGTGCGTTATCGTGAACATATGCAGACACTTTTCCA aCCTGATGGTGCTGAAAGAGGAGTGCCAAGATCTGAATAATATGAAGGAGAAATATCAGTATGAGAAACATCATGATTTCATGACTGGAGAAATGGAAAAGACTTACTCACAAAAAACAGCTCAGGAGATTAATCGTAACAGTTATTTCACTTGCcatcagtgtggaaaaagtttcaatcAAAAACGAAACCTGGAAATCCatatgagagttcacactggagagaagcctttcacatgtcaacagtgtggaaagagtttcactcaaacACAAAGCCTTaatgtccacatgagaattcacactggagagagccgTTTCGCctgtcaacagtgtggaaagaggttcactcaaaaacaaaatcttaatgcccacatgagaattcacactggagagagccgTTTCGCctgtcaacagtgtggaaagaggttcactcaaaaacaaaaccttaatgcccacatgagaattcacactggagaaaaaccttacactTGCTCTCATTGTGGACAGAGTTTTGCACATAAAAACACCCTTAATTCCCACacgagaattcacactggagaaaagctgTTCatatgtgatcagtgtggaaagagcttcacAACAGTAGTAAATCTTAGGTATCACATGAACATTCATGCTGGAGAGAAACCATTCACTGGAGGGAAACCTTTcacgtgtgatcagtgtggaaagagtttctcaCGTAAAGTAACCCTTAATTCCCACATGAGGATTCACTCAGGAGAGAGCAGTTTTATATgtcatcagtgtggaaagagtttcagtcataAAAGTAGCCTCAACACTCACACGAgacttcacactggagagaagcctttcatcTGTAAACTGTGTGGCAAGAGTTTCTCACAAAAAGGAAATCTTAAGGCTCACATAATTACTTGCACAGGAAAGAAGCGTTGTAATGCTTCACAACTAAAGTAA
- the si:ch211-166e11.5 gene encoding gastrula zinc finger protein XlCGF8.2DB isoform X4, which produces MSFIKEESEDMGIEETFGVKHEDTEQQTDLMVLKEECQDLNNMKEKYQYEKHHDFMTGEMEKTYSQKTAQEINRNSYFTCHQCGKSFNQKRNLEIHMRVHTGEKPFTCQQCGKSFTQTQSLNVHMRIHTGESRFACQQCGKRFTQKQNLNAHMRIHTGESRFACQQCGKRFTQKQNLNAHMRIHTGEKPYTCSHCGQSFAHKNTLNSHTRIHTGEKLFICDQCGKSFTTVVNLRYHMNIHAGEKPFTGGKPFTCDQCGKSFSRKVTLNSHMRIHSGESSFICHQCGKSFSHKSSLNTHTRLHTGEKPFICKLCGKSFSQKGNLKAHIITCTGKKRCNASQLK; this is translated from the coding sequence aCCTGATGGTGCTGAAAGAGGAGTGCCAAGATCTGAATAATATGAAGGAGAAATATCAGTATGAGAAACATCATGATTTCATGACTGGAGAAATGGAAAAGACTTACTCACAAAAAACAGCTCAGGAGATTAATCGTAACAGTTATTTCACTTGCcatcagtgtggaaaaagtttcaatcAAAAACGAAACCTGGAAATCCatatgagagttcacactggagagaagcctttcacatgtcaacagtgtggaaagagtttcactcaaacACAAAGCCTTaatgtccacatgagaattcacactggagagagccgTTTCGCctgtcaacagtgtggaaagaggttcactcaaaaacaaaatcttaatgcccacatgagaattcacactggagagagccgTTTCGCctgtcaacagtgtggaaagaggttcactcaaaaacaaaaccttaatgcccacatgagaattcacactggagaaaaaccttacactTGCTCTCATTGTGGACAGAGTTTTGCACATAAAAACACCCTTAATTCCCACacgagaattcacactggagaaaagctgTTCatatgtgatcagtgtggaaagagcttcacAACAGTAGTAAATCTTAGGTATCACATGAACATTCATGCTGGAGAGAAACCATTCACTGGAGGGAAACCTTTcacgtgtgatcagtgtggaaagagtttctcaCGTAAAGTAACCCTTAATTCCCACATGAGGATTCACTCAGGAGAGAGCAGTTTTATATgtcatcagtgtggaaagagtttcagtcataAAAGTAGCCTCAACACTCACACGAgacttcacactggagagaagcctttcatcTGTAAACTGTGTGGCAAGAGTTTCTCACAAAAAGGAAATCTTAAGGCTCACATAATTACTTGCACAGGAAAGAAGCGTTGTAATGCTTCACAACTAAAGTAA